In the genome of Primulina tabacum isolate GXHZ01 chromosome 13, ASM2559414v2, whole genome shotgun sequence, the window TCAAATTGGTCCCGGTTCTGGACTTCCCTCACCGTCGCCGATCCATGGTGGTGCTCCGGCTGGTGACTCACGAGTCAACTCGGTCGAGTCAAACCGCCGAGTGGAACGAGTTGACTCGACAGTCAACCCTTGTGCTGAAACGGTCAGATTAGGTACGCGTGTTCCTATTCCGCTTACTGTGTCATTTCGTGATATCCTGACTCCACCGTCCCCTCGGACGGCCAAAAAAAGCTTTGATGAGTTGCACAATTCAATGAATGACATGCCTGTGCCAACTCTTCGGAATGGAAAACCGGGTATCCTATTCCCGGAAAAGGTAATTTCTTCCCTGGCAGAACCTTTCAAATTTGCTCtggttggaaaaatttcagGTAATCGATCTCTAGTTCCAAATTCTGGTATTTCTGCGGCTTTTGCTAAATTGGGACTAGTTAGATCTTTTGACTTGAAGTTCATGCCTAGGGGTTTTCTTGTTCTCACACTAGCTTGTGAAGAAGACTATGCGTCATTTTGGACTAAGGGAATTATGCAGGTGGGACCTCTGTCGATCCGCTTCTCTAAGTGGATGCCAGAGTTTAATCTTCAGGAGGAGTCACCCATTGCACCTGTTTGGATCCGTTTCCCGGGTcttccccttcattttttttctaAGCAAAGTCTCTTTGCTTTGGCTAAAATTGTGGGGAAACCGGTGAAAATGGATGATCATACTGCAGATTCTACTCGGGGTGCTTTTGCTCGAGTCTGTGTTGAAATTAATGTGCCGGAACCGCTAGTCAAAGAAGtttgggtgggttggggtgatcatgcTCAAGAAATTGAAGTCATTTACGAGTGCATCCCCGGATACTGCACGGATTGCAAAATGCTGGGTAATTCAACCAGTGTTTGTTATTCCCATGGAAAAAACCCAAAACCCGTTCGTCCTAAGCCTGCTGACCGTGCTCCTGGTCAGTCTCCCACTTCTACAGAGCCTGCCCTACCAGGGGGTGTTGGTCCTGGTTTTAATTTGGGGACCCAGCCTCAGCTTCAGAAAACTGGCACGGGTCCCAGGCGTAGAGGGAGAAAGAGGCCAGTTCGGCAGGTTCTTCCAAGAAAGAATCCTCTTGAATTGAATCCTTTTGAGGTGCTCTCGCATGGGCAGGATGCGGAGCCTGATTCTGTTGGATTAGATTGTGTTGATACGGATCCTCCATGTGGTAATCTGGAGGAGCGGTGTTGGGTCTTCTGGAAAGGATCAATTGGAGTCTGTTCTTGTTGAGGTTGTGATCCTCAGTGATGAGGTTATTGATGGAGGGTTACAGTTGGATGATTGTGTGGATGGTATTAGGGTCCCATCTACTTGTGAGTTGCCTGTGTTTGGTTCTTTGGGCCTTGCACTTTGAATCACAGTAGTCATTCCATCCCCTCTGTTCCTTTGTCTCCTGATGATGCTTCCTCTGCGGTAGAGGAATTGGTTGCTAGGCAGGGTCCTTCTGTCAGTGAGTTGGTCTTCCGGCTGGAATCTGCTGGAGATACTGATCAGGAATTCGATCGGCATTCTGAGTCGGGTGATGGCTGTAGGTCTGAAAGTCGTATTCTGGATGCTGATATGGGGGATATTAAGAAAAGGAAGGAGAATGCATTTCATAGGTCGCGTAAAAGCGACAGGGCGGTTCTGGTGCCCATTctccatgaattttctcatatggaATGTCAGGGGGCTCCGGAGCTCGGAGTCTCAACCAAGGCTACATGCCCATGTTAAAGAAAAGAGAGTCACGATCTTGGCTATTTTGGAAcccatgattgatctggatGTTCATTTTATGACTCGTCGTTTTGGTTTTTCTCGAGTTATATCGAACTCCTCGGGTCATATCTGGGTTTTCTTTGCTGAGGATGTGATGGTTGAGTGTCTCCTTGATCACACTCAATTCCTTCACTTCCGGGTTTCTGCTACTTTTTTGCCGACCACTGTCTTTTGTTCCTTTGTTTATGCTAAGTGTGACTACATTGAGCGCAGACAGCTTTGGACTTCTTTGCTTCAGGTTAAGCCTGATCAGGGTCCTTGGCTTGTTGGTAGCGACTTTAATGTAGTTAGAAATTCTTCGGAGTGTTTGGGTTCTACTGGTGGGCGGTTGCTTCCCATGGAAGAAtttaatcactttattttggattctgggttagtggatgctggttttgaggggtcttcgttcacgtgGACGaacaagaccatttggaagcgtctTGATCGGGTTTTTGTgtctgttgattggggtgacCATTTTCATTCTATTCGTGTGGAGCACCTCATTCGTACGGTCTCTGACCATTGTCCTCTTTTTGTGTCAGTCCCGGTCTTTGCTAGTGGGCCGAGTTTTTTTCGCTTTCAGAGCATGTGGCTcaggcaccatggttttttgcagacggtGAGGCTTAATTGGTATTTGCCGTGTCATTTGAACGGCATGCACCGTCTTTTTGTGAAATTGAAGCGCCTCAAGAGCCATCTGAAGTGGTGGAATAAGAGTGTGTTTGGTGATCTTTTTGCCAAACTTGCTGAGGCGGAGAAGGCTGTCCGGATTGCTGAGGCAATTTGCGAGGCCGATCCTTCGGATTTGCATTGGACTAGTTTGTCCAATTGCAATGCGGATCTTGCTCGGgttaccgccatggaggcggatttttggcggCAAAAAGCCGCTTGTAGGTGGTTAGAAGATGGTGagaggaacaccaaactcttccaCAATATGGTCAAGAAAAAAAAGGTGGCTAATAAAATCTTCCGTATTTGGGATAATGGTTCTTGCCTTACTTCCCCTGAGCTTATTCAGCAGTCTGGGGCCGCCTTTTTTCAAAACCTGCTTACTGGGGATCCTTTTGTGCTTTCTTGCCCAGATTTTTCTGATTTCCCCTTGGTGATCTCGGATTTGGAGAACGCCAATATTGCTGCCCCTTCTTCTTTGGAGGAGGTGTGggcgactgttttctccatACATCGTGATAGTGTGGTGGGGCCTGATGGTTTCTCTTCGgtcttctttcagcattgctgcgagattgtccatcaggatgttttGGATGCGGTCCTGGATTTCTTTCGGGGCAGTCCCATGCCACAGGGatttactgccaccacgatcACATTGATTCCCAAAGTTATGGGTGCTCAGGCTTGGTCCGACTTTCGTCCTATCAGCTTGTGTAATGTGACTAATAAGATAATTTCCAAACTTTTATATTCTCGGCTGAAGGAGGTGGCGGAGAGTCTTGTTTCGTGGAATCAGAGTGGCTTTGTTCCAGGGCGGGTGATTTCGGAAAATATCCTCCTTGCTCAagagctcactcatagtctttctctccccacccgtggtggcaatgttattttgaaattgGATATGGCTAAAGCCTATGATAGGGTCCAATGGTCTTTTCTGTTGGATGTTTTGAGGCATTATGGCTTTTCAGAGCAGGTAGTGTCAATGATATCTGCCTGCATTTCTCATTGCCAATTTTCagttaatatcaatggttccCTCACTGGATTCTTTGGATCCACTAGGGGTCTCCGGCAGGGCGATCCTTTGTCCCctcttcttttcattttgggggctGAGTACCTTTCGTGTGGTCTTGATCGTCTTTATCGTCAGTATCCTGCGATTAGGTACCGATCTGGTTGTGATCTCCTTCTTTCCCAcctggcctatgctgatgatatcattatttttgccaatggtggaCTCGTGAGATGAATAGTCTCATTGATTTTTTGCATCACTATGAAAACTGCTCAGGGCAGTTGGTGAATGCAGTTAAGAGCGTCAttattttgcctccgaggtgttCTGGTCGTACTCGTTCCCGTCTCCTTTGTATCACTGGGTTTGGGGAGGGTTGTCTTCCTATCAAATACCTCGGAGTTCCTTTGTTTCGTGGGAATAGAGTTTGCTCTCTTTTTGATCCCCTTGTGCAGATGGTGAGGAAGAAGTTGGAGGGTTGGGAGCTTAAGACTCTTTCCCCGGGGAGCCGTATGACCCTCCTTAGGAGTGTCCTCCTTTCGGTTCTCATTTACATGTTCCAGGTAGTCCAGCCACCTCTGGCAGTTATGGAGAGGCTTGAGAATGTTTTCAATGGTTTCCTGTGGGGATCCAGATCCTTGGataagaaatggcattgggcgaGGTGGTCTCGTGCATGTCTTCCTGTCTCTGAAGGGGGTCTTGGATTTCGCGGGCTCAAAGATATTGTGGAAAGCTTCTCCATTAAATTATGGTTTCGTTTTCGTCAAGGTTCATCCCTATGGGCCAAATTCATGACGAGAAAATACTGCCAGTTGGTGCATCCAGCTTATGTTTCATCTGCTGGgttcatttctcccacttggcgtcGTTTGCTTAAGATTAGGGCTCGTGCTGAATCTTGCATTCGATGGAGAATTGGGATAGGAGATGTTAATTTTTGGGATGACATCTGGTGTGGGGATGTTCCCTTGTCTAGTCAGGTACTGGTTAGGGGGGATCGGGGTGTCCGTGTTTCTCACTTTCTTTCAGATGGGGCTTGGGATTTTGACCTCGCCTGCTCAGTTGTCCCACCCTCTGTTGCTGAGACTATTACTCTGATCCCTATTGCATCGGGGGAGCACGATTCGGCTATTTGGGTGCATAGTTCTGACGATGTTTTTTCACTGAAATCCGCATGGGAGCTTGTCCGCTTGAGAGACCAAGTTTCTGATATCTTCACTCCTTGCTGGGGCAGTTGGCTGAGGCCTACTATGTCATTCTTCCTCTGGAGGTTTTGACATCAATGGCTTCCAGTTGACGATGTTCTCCAGCGTCGTGGTTTCGAACTGGCGTCtaaatgtcagtgttgtgagatgCTTGAGACATTCACGCACATTTTCATTGATAGCCCTCTTTCCAGGTCTGTATGGCATTACTCTGGGGTTGTTTTTCATGTCCGTATTCCCCTTACCAGTGATTTCAGACTCTTCCTCAGTGCTTGGAAGAGGCATCCGGGGTGGACTCCTAGGGGCCACGTGAAGGAGTTTTTGTCTTTCATTGTTTTatggtttctctggacggctcgTAACGATGCGAAACACCGTCATTTGCACATTTCAGCGGAGACTGTTaagtctcagattttgtcttatttGCGCCTCGCTCACGCTGCGTCTACTGTTAAGCCCATGCACTG includes:
- the LOC142523083 gene encoding uncharacterized protein LOC142523083 — protein: MPESDQIGPGSGLPSPSPIHGGAPAGDSRVNSVESNRRVERVDSTVNPCAETVRLGTRVPIPLTVSFRDILTPPSPRTAKKSFDELHNSMNDMPVPTLRNGKPGILFPEKVISSLAEPFKFALVGKISGNRSLVPNSGISAAFAKLGLVRSFDLKFMPRGFLVLTLACEEDYASFWTKGIMQVGPLSIRFSKWMPEFNLQEESPIAPVWIRFPGLPLHFFSKQSLFALAKIVGKPVKMDDHTADSTRGAFARVCVEINVPEPLVKEVWVGWGDHAQEIEVIYECIPGYCTDCKMLGNSTSVCYSHGKNPKPVRPKPADRAPGQSPTSTEPALPGGVGPGFNLGTQPQLQKTGTGPRRRGRKRPVRQVLPRKNPLELNPFEVLSHGQDAEPDSVGLDCVDTDPPCGNLEERSHSIPSVPLSPDDASSAVEELVARQGPSVSELVFRLESAGDTDQEFDRHSESGDGCRSESRILDADMGDIKKRKENAFHRGLRSSESQPRLHAHVKEKRVTILAILEPMIDLDVHFMTRRFGFSRVISNSSGHIWVFFAEDVMVECLLDHTQFLHFRVSATFLPTTVFCSFVYAKCDYIERRQLWTSLLQVKPDQGPWLVGSDFNGSSFTWTNKTIWKRLDRVFVSVDWGDHFHSIRVEHLIRTVSDHCPLFVSVPVFASGPSFFRFQSMWLRHHGFLQTVRLNWYLPCHLNGMHRLFVKLKRLKSHLKWWNKSVFGDLFAKLAEAEKAVRIAEAICEADPSDLHWTSLSNCNADLARVTAMEADFWRQKAACRWLEDGERNTKLFHNMVKKKKVANKIFRIWDNGSCLTSPELIQQSGAAFFQNLLTGDPFVLSCPDFSDFPLVISDLENANIAAPSSLEEVWATVFSIHRDSVVGPDGFSSVFFQHCCEIVHQDVLDAVLDFFRGSPMPQGFTATTITLIPKVMGAQAWSDFRPISLCNVTNKIISKLLYSRLKEVAESLVSWNQSGFVPGRGPMVFSVGCFEALWLFRAVNINGSLTGFFGSTRGLRQGDPLSPLLFILGAEYLSCGLDRLYRQYPAIRYRSGCDLLLSHLAYADDIIIFANGGLVR